The segment CTTATCATAAAAAATTAGAATACTGGACAAAAAAACCAAACACCAATAAGCCCTCCCAAAACAAACAACCAGACAAAGAACCAAACAAGGCAAAGAGTTTTAGGAACTGGATAGTAAGTAGCACAATTCTGTCTCATTTGAAGGAGGCAGAGTCCACCTTTACCACAGCTGATCACATGAGAATAACTTTTTATCCAAGATTCAGGGAGTTTGAGCCTAAGCAGAGTAGCGTAGCTCCACTGACGttaagagacagaaataagagttCTGGATACAGGTGCACCTGGGACCTGTGGAAAGTAGTCCAGACAGGAGAGAGGTAGGCAAAGGAGGTGGTCTAGAATTCTCTGCAGGTGTTGCCTACAGATCTCTGGCTGAGGCTCGGGCTGAATACAGGCAGGGTATGCTGTAACAGGACTACCAGAGAGAAGACGCTGCAGGGCTGAGAGCAGAAAAGAGATGGGAAAAAATGGAGTGAATAACTCTCATTATATTGTCAGCACCTCATTTGTTTACATCTCATTAATGCCTCTTAAATACTCAGTGTCCAGCAGCCTGGAAGACCATACATTAGAAGTAAGGAATGCTATTAGGTTTAACCTAATCCTGCCCTAACAGACTCTTAGCCAAGTACCTACAAATCCTTACAATACAAACTTCTGTGCTTTAAGTCCTGCCAAGTTGGAAGGTCTATAAAGTACCTTGAACCTTCCATGGATCCACACTATAAAATTTCAAACAAAGCCTTTTACACATTTGAGACAAATTCAAGTCTATACACATCCCTTAAGCGAACTTCctggtaaaattttaaaaaagtattattCAGTGGCAGCATACATTCTTCAGAGGATGACAAAATAATATGGGATGTACACAGCACATCCACAAAGTCTAGGAAGAAGTGGAATGCaaaaaagtaggaaaataaaaactgaaccCCATGAACCAGATATTGGCTGAGCAAACAAAACCTCAAAGGTATTTTTAATATGTTCAAGAACTTAGataataatactttaaaaaatagggAACAGGGAAGAACTCTTAGCAGAGAAATGAAactatttagaaaaggaaatttttgATCTGAAAgctaaaataagtgaaataaaaaatcacTGGATGGTTCAACCACAAATTAGAGAAGGTGAAATTGTTCATGAGATTGTAGAGAAATCAATAAATAGTGTCTAATTTGAAAaatagaagcaaaactgaagaaaaaagacCAGAACTTTAGAGACCTGTGGAACCACTGTGAAAGCCTGGTGTCTGTATAATTGTATTTCAAAAGGAGTTGAGAATGTGAATGaggcagaaagaatatttgatgAAATACTGACCCCAAATATCTCAACTGTGACATTAAAAATCAGTCAGAACCTTAGTAAAACCCAGACCAAAAAAATGCCCccagaaacaaagaacaaaaaaattatgCTTGGCAACATTATGGACAAACTATTGCAAACCAAAGATAAAGAGGAAATTCTGAAATCAATCAGATGGGGAAAAAAGATACCACAATACAGGGGGAAAATCATACGAATAAAGGCTCACTTCACATCAGGACTGAAGAGATGAGAAGAATAATGGAAGACATCTTTCAActgatgaaagaataaaaaaaaagatctacTCAGAATTCTATATGCTTAAAGAAGTGCTTCAATTGTaataaaataaaggcattttcagATAAAAGAAGGCTAACAGAATTTGTAACTTGCCTATCTGCACAATAAGAAATCCTAAAGGACTTCAGCATGAAGGTAAATACCAGATGAAAACTAGAATCCCCAGGAAATTGGGGATTCTAATAGTAatacaagaaaatataaattgcctgatgatttcaacatacaaaatatgaagTCCTTTAAAACGTAGAGTCATCAATACAGtaactttatgaaatattttgtcttaaattatttattatcttCAGAATtataagaaagaattaaaaacatattCAAATTATGTAATATGGATATGGCTTTTAGGGAGAGGACAGAATCAGATATAAGTAATTCTAGTGCATCTTTGGTAATAAGATGTCCTTCTTCAGTAGAAATTTAGGTTGATGTTGAGAAAGCATAAGGCAATGCACAGCTACAGATAATATAATAGCCTACATatcttggaaaaaatatatatctttacTCATAACTAACCCCTATTTGTTCTCAATCATTAACTATTATTAAGTATTATATATACCCATGTCAGTACTTTAATGAATATTCTTTAAAATCATAGTTTCTCTGTCAAGAAGCTAGCTTAGTGTAGTTAGGAGGCTCAGCATACAGTGAAAGATAGCATTTAGACAAGTTACAGTTAATAACTTCTTTTGAGAGTAACAAAAAGGTCTGAAGCAATTATAACTCTAAGAATTAAAAATACCATAGATGAAACATGTAGGTACTCAGGACCTTAAAAAACATAGTAGCACTTATGTCATTAAAAAGGAGAGGGGTAGATGTTCTAAAGAAAGACACAGCAACTACAAGGCTCTAAGGCATAGTTAAGCTTGGAATCTTTGGTATTCATGAGATCACTGGCCTACCAAGCAGCCAGGTGTTGTTGGGAAATGCAGGTGACAATAACATTATCGATGCCTCTTAATGACCAATGAAAGAATTTTAGCTTTATACACAGTGGATAAATATCAAAAATTTTTAGATTATATCATATGAATACCTTACAGAGAGACACATACAGTAACATGGAATTTACATGAATTCCAAATGAAGAATggtaaaataaacagaaatacaatATCACTATAACATTTTTTCAATTATAAAAGACAGTACACGAGATAGATTGGGTTAATGCATCAATCAACTTGTGAGTTTTTTGAAAAACTCCGTTGAAAAGTAGATTctcaaatttctatttcttttgttaTTCTAACTGATACAAATTATTCTAATGTATAAAATTCATTTTGGGGTTCCacaaatgtatttttctataCACATGCATTtgtatatttagaaaatatatgaATTAGAGAATGTATTCAAatagattttttcttcttattcttggTGTAATATCACAATATTTATAACATAATATGATGTAATATGagagaaaatgttattttataatgTCTCTGATTACCCAACATCAGCCCTATGACTGCTCAAGTGGAAAACAGTTTAGCTACATGAAAATCCTTATACCTCCTGTCCAACACTGGTCACCTGAAGGTTCTGAACAAACTTactagctaaaaaaaaaattgataaaatggaaaattttttattttgggtaATCTGAGGGCCAACTCCATCACTATCTTGCCCTTCAATTTTCCTGAGCAGGCACGTGTTTCCTCATGTATCATGTCCCATTGCTTAAAAGCATGAGAAGATACATTCCTACTCTTTACAAACCATGTGACCACTATAAATTTTAAGGTAAAAATGTGTGGTCATGGTAATTTTGGTTCTCAAGGTAAAAATCTACATACATACAAACTTTGTCAAACATTGATAATGTATTTTGCAGTGTTTTGGAAAGGAAAccagaaaatgtttttcataaaAGTTATTTGATGATAGCTTTTAAGTACCCTGACACAAGGAATTGAAATTCACTACATAATAAAAAGCAGAACCAGTTTAAGGTAAAAAGAGAATACATAGTTAAGACTTGGTGTGTTCTCACTGAATTCTATGCCAGAGATGCAGCAAAgctaagcaaaaacaaacaaaaccaaaccaaatgaGAACAATGACAATAATTGACACTTACCCATATTTTGCGAAGTTTGCCCAGCGTTTCATCATTGATCTACTCAAAATCTCCTCAGCTTTTGTGTAATTAACTATTTCGAGGGGTAAACCAAAGACAAATTCAATTTCATAACCATGCATCACTCCCATCCATTTTGGCCAAGGAAGTTGGGAGGATTGGTGTTCAAAATAGTAGAAAAAGGCATCATGTCCCAATTCTGAGAACTTTTTGGTGAACTCCAAGGCAGGGCATATGATATTGTGATCCCCAAGAACATCATCCAAGGCCTCACGGTAGTTTTCAGCTCTCTGATCGTCTAATAAGTCTATGTAATAGAAAAGGATCGATTCCCTTCCAAATTCATTCACTCctggaaaaaacatttttaaacctTCTTGAAATTCTTTCCTAGTTATGATACTGTTGTTGTCTTTGCTGAAACCAGGCGCACCATATACTAAAAACGCTGTCCCTTCATCTTTATTGACACCCACCAAGATCTGGGTTTTTTTGAACTGTCCAAGTTGGAGTAGTGTGTCTGGCATGTCAGTGAGAAAATCACCATCCACAGTTGGACCAAAGTTGATGGACAAGAGAGTATCAGAGGGGACAACCAATACTTCATTCCGAAGAATTTCCTGGGGATCTTTGTTTCGAAGGCATTTGATTATCTCAGTCTCACTTTCTCTAGAGCAACCAATAAATTTAGCTAAAACCAATGTTCTGTTCCTAGCTTCATCAGGAGATTTTACTGCCCAAGGGGCATTAGAGGACCCGCTTTGCAGAATTGCTCTGGTAAACAATGGGTAGCTTCtaggagaaaacaaatgaaagctAACTGAAGCCGCTCCTGCACTTTCTCCAAAGAGAGTCACACTTTTAGGATTTCCACCAAAAGCTGCTATATTTTTTTGGACCCACTGAAGTGCCAGCTGTTGATCAAATAAGCCCATGTTCCCTGGTGCCTCAGGATTTCCTGGTAAAGCTAAGAATCCTAGGGCACCCACTCTATAGTTCATTGAAACCACAATAACTTTTTCAACTCGAGCCAGAAACTTGCCATCATAAACAGGTAAAGATGATGTTCCAGTTTGAAAACCACCACCATAGATCCATATCATTGCCGTAGCATTTTTTGGTTTAGGTACTGGAATCCACACATTCAGATATAAACAGTCCTCACTGAGATCAGTATTTGGGTTCCACATCTCTGATCCAGGGAAGCCTGGGAAACCTTGATCTATGTTCTGATAGCAAGAACTTGCATATTTTGTGGCATTCCACACATCAGACCACTTGGTCAAGAATTGCGGCTTTTTAAATCGAAGTCTACCAAGAGGTGGCTGTGCATATGGAATTCCAAGAAAGGCTGTTACGGTGCCACCAAGAACTGGCAAGTTCTTCCCTCTGACTTTTCCATTCTTGGTTGTAATTATGATGTCCTCTTCAGTGTGTGACTTCCCGTTAAGCACCCAGAGCAGAAGAAACTGCAAGAGCAATTGGGTGCATGTGATTGTGCCCTTGCTCTGCATATTGATTTCTGAAAGAGAGGTAAGTTAGGAAATTTTAACAGTCTCATGCATCtagtattatattttattgatgaTAGTTAACTAAAGTATAGTAGTTCTTATTATTCCTACAAGTTGTGAATAATAAATCTACCACTTTAAAGGcttatgtaaaaaaataaacagaaaatggagATATTTTAGTACTCAATTTAGAAATCAATGGAATGGAAACATAGAAATTCCACttatttcagtttgggaagattcATTCATGAGTCTCTGAAAGGAAGATTTAGTATTCTAAAGAGGAAGTTTGTCCcaggcatatatatatgtacttctGTACCATACATAGCCCCACCAAAAGTGGCATTCAGTGGTAGTCAGcttatcaaatatataatttcttctttggttagAGAATGAAATACATACCCACATATTCTCTAAAATATGTACCATTCTATTCATGGCTGACTGGCTCTTGACAGAGCTGTGAAGAAGGTGAAGGACCTTCAAGGATCTTTAGACTTCTGTTACTGCCTTTTTTCTGTTCCCATGGTCCCTTCTGTGGTCCTTTTTTGCTTAGTGCTTTGTTCCTCTATTGGATCTTAGTCTTTGGGCAGAAAAGAATTTGGTCAATCTATTCACAGAATGTTAAGTAAATGGTAGTTGGCATTCATCCTACAAATTATGAAAACTAACATATCTGCCACCACTATAAAGACCTCTGGGAAAAACTGGAAAGGTAGGGTTACAGATATCTATCTGATAATTTCTCTGAAATTGAATAATCAAGAAGGGTTTCTCTTCCTGAATTACAATGACAGTGGAGGGAAACAGTGACTGATAATGTGATATATGAGAGAATACAGTGAATCCGGAGGAATTTTACAC is part of the Manis pentadactyla isolate mManPen7 chromosome 1, mManPen7.hap1, whole genome shotgun sequence genome and harbors:
- the BCHE gene encoding cholinesterase yields the protein MSVQSNLQAGAAAAYCISLKYYIISTPCKLYHLCCRESEINMQSKGTITCTQLLLQFLLLWVLNGKSHTEEDIIITTKNGKVRGKNLPVLGGTVTAFLGIPYAQPPLGRLRFKKPQFLTKWSDVWNATKYASSCYQNIDQGFPGFPGSEMWNPNTDLSEDCLYLNVWIPVPKPKNATAMIWIYGGGFQTGTSSLPVYDGKFLARVEKVIVVSMNYRVGALGFLALPGNPEAPGNMGLFDQQLALQWVQKNIAAFGGNPKSVTLFGESAGAASVSFHLFSPRSYPLFTRAILQSGSSNAPWAVKSPDEARNRTLVLAKFIGCSRESETEIIKCLRNKDPQEILRNEVLVVPSDTLLSINFGPTVDGDFLTDMPDTLLQLGQFKKTQILVGVNKDEGTAFLVYGAPGFSKDNNSIITRKEFQEGLKMFFPGVNEFGRESILFYYIDLLDDQRAENYREALDDVLGDHNIICPALEFTKKFSELGHDAFFYYFEHQSSQLPWPKWMGVMHGYEIEFVFGLPLEIVNYTKAEEILSRSMMKRWANFAKYGNPNGTQNNSTRWPAFKSTEQKYFTLNTEAPRIYSKLRAQQCRFWTLFFPRVLEMTGNIDEAEREWKAGFHRWNNYLMDWKNQFNDYTSKKESCAGL